TCTTCCTGCTACTGACAATGtgataaaagttttaaaaacaacTGTGGTGTAGTAGTGTTTCagacgagttttttttttaaataattttactTGACTATTTTttataaacacattttcaccttGTCAAGATctcaaacatcagaaaaaaaataactttcaaaaaataactttcaaacAAAAGCTCAAGATCGATTGTGGTTTCATTTTCAGCAATATGGAAACTTTGcgaaggaaataaacaaaagtgAGAAAAACCGCAAACGTCCATCCTTACGTTAAATGTATGCATTTATTAGTTATTgttgagtgaaaacaaagagagaggGAAGCATAACTAACTAACTTCTTAATAGAAACGGACTGTGATCTGTTTAAGCTCATTTGTTTCAGGCTGCCAGTTcctgatagttttttttttttcccaacatggTAACACTGGCGAGTGGTTCTGCTGTGTGctgttgtgcacacacacacaaacacacacacacacacacacgcctaaAGGTGTTGGAGACGTTTGACAAGGTACGCAATATGACCGTGTGGTGGAAACAAGACGAGATTGAttaacaggaaacactgaattGAAAGTGTTGGCGTTCAAAGTTGGTCTTATACAGAAATAGAAGGCGTGATGAGAAACGGTACTCGTTACTCTTCTCAACATTTGAAACCTGTGAGTTTCAGAATGACAAAAaggcagttaaaaaaaacatcctctcAGACAGAAAGGGGATATTAAAAACTCATCATACTTATCCTAAAAATGACATTATTTCAGAGTAAAACAGTAAATCTagacaacacaaatacaaaagatGGCAAAGAAAACTCCGCTTATTCATTGTTCATGTTGTAACTTCACTTCTAACGAATAGCTTCATGGTAACTCACCCAAAAGGCATCTTTAAATTGTAATTTCATCTCGGCGGTGGTTAAAAACCGTCCCAGACGAAGAACAGTCAGTGTGAGCGCGCTCTGCGAGTCTCTGCAGTGCAACGGGCCGCTGCTTGACGCAAGTGAAATGCACTCAGGAAACACGCCTGGCAGTGCAGCTTTCACTCACTTACTCATTTGGTTTAAATGAGGAAGGACTGCTTTTATCACGGTTGGTCGAACACTAACTTGCAACATGTGATGTATTAACTGGTTGGTTCAAACAAAGTGTCTgcttttatggattttttttcagaaattcaacaaaaaactacaaaacattCATAGTTCAAAATGAACTATGTTCAAAACTACAAAACATTCATAGTTCAACCTCCCTGGTCTTCAAATGCTTGTGGGAATtagaccaaaaaacaaaatttcaaTAATATCTTGCAGTCAAACCCTTCTAATAGATGGGATATGTAAATTTTGACAACAATCATTTtagagatgtttgttttttgaataCAATTCAGTTTTGGTAGAGTTTGGGACAGTTACCAGGGTTAcgcttgttgctgctgcttcacaccttcaatcagacaaaaaaaaaaaaaaaactgagcactGTAGAAAACCAAGTAGTTATAATTCATCGTGTGATGTGTGAAGCTGCCTGCCATAATCTGTCACTTCACTGTTCATAAATGTTTCCTGATTCTTCAAAACTTCAGCCTCGGAGATCTGCCCGTCTCCATCGAGGTCCATTTCCTTGATGAGGTGAAGAGCCTGAcaagaaaaacatggaaatcaGTAAATCAGAGGCTATGATACCACAACGCAAgaagacagaaacaaagaaaggatAAAATGACGCATAAAGACTGAATCAATATTTAACACGGACTTGTTTAAAGTTCCTTTTTTCCTATCTTCATGCTGTTTGCCAACACTGATAACAGTACATGAAACAATTTCTGTGTATTGATTTCATTCATAGCTCTGAACATATAGTCATATatattgtgttttcagagcaaGTTTATTTGTTTTCGTTGTGCTGAAAACAAATTCCATTTtagaaatgcatgttttcacagaatAACTGATTGAGAAggtgtcatgttttttttgcacaactTTAAGATTTAGTCAGCGTTGACTTGTCtggttagttttttttcctggaaaaaTACCTACGTTGTATTTGTTTAAATAAGAATTAATAATGCAGGCTTATTTATTTTACCAGGTTACCTGGTAATTTTACCTggtaaaataaaggttaaataaaatccAGGTTATTGAACAGTTCTCAATACTATTTCTCATTTCCAATAACCCGGAAAGGAAAAGGTTGTCACTCTATTAGCAGGAAGGTTTTCAAGCTAAAACCATAATAATGTCACTGTGGCAGTAATACCACGAGATATTAAAAATGTACCCAGAACATCATACATCCTTAGTACTTTAAATAATTTCTCTCTggaattaataaagtatttgtaTTCTGTTCTAATCCCCAAATATTTACAGCACTTACTTCTTCTCTTGCTGAACCATAGCTATTCGGTGCAACCCAACGGAGCTGCTCGTCTCTGTTCAGTTTGCCATCCTTATCCTGATCGTAGAGCTCTTTGAACCGCACCGTTTCTTCAATCTCCCACTGAGAAGGGGAAtcatctgacaaaaaaaaaaaaaaaaaaaaagaaatacaccGAGCGTTACAAACTAATGACATACAAACTGGAGTTTTAGTTTAGTAATATTCTCCGAAGCCTTACCTTCACCACGGACATCTCCAATAAATTCACTCAGAGTGATGAAACCATCTTTGTCTGAGTCATATTCACTGAGAACATCTTCAATAGCAAAATCCTATCGGACAATGAATCGAAATCAGCCTTTATTCATATGAAATACCAAATGACTCTTTCAGTGGATGGTAAAATGCATTGTAGTGTCAAGTTTGGCGAGAGAGGAGGCGCTTACAGCCATGTGATCCACTTCAGAAGGATGTGTGAAGGCAAGAAACTCAGTTACATTCAGACCCGGCTTGCCGTCCACATCAGCGTAATCGAACGGTCTTCTCTCCTTCAGGTGGAGCTAAATGGGGTACGAGTCAGTGTTAAAGTGAAGACATATGAGGAACAAAGTACGACAGAGCAGCTTACGTGTCTGAGAGACTCTTGCTCGGGATCATTCAGGACAGCATTTTCATCAAAACTGATGAGCTGGCCGTGAGCGACCGTGTTGTATTCCTCCCACGTCACCACACCGTCCCCGTTGATGTCAAACTCAGGGAACCGCTCCTCTGCATCATCCAGAGCATATTTTCTGTAGACGTGCTGAATCCAGAGAGTGAGCTCctctgaggagaaaacaaacctgCGTAAGATCACCCatgttgtattttcatttgCTTCTTTTCAGAAACATAAAGTTACCTGCACTGAGTAGCTTGTCACCATTCGTATCAATCCTTTTTACAATTTCCAtcatctttttcctctgatctgcGTGGCTCAGGCGCCTCACCTCTTCGGTGCTCTACATGAAGCATAAAATGAGTGGGATTAGGAGTAAACAAATGGTAAACGAAGTGCACGAACAACACTGAATGGATTACAAtgctgaaaagacaaaacaacctCCTCTCCTAGCAGCACACTCATGTCATGGTCAGGGTTGTGCTGCTGGCCAATATAATGATCTTCATGCAGGTGTTTAGAGCTTCGTCCAAACCCCAACTGGAGCAACAGCAGGACCCCCAAGAAAGTGGCTGCCATCTGTAATAACAGAGGTAATAGAAACGGAAAACATTACAGACTCTGCGACCTGGCGGACAGCAGGTGCAAGGTAAAATGCAGTAACTCACTAAATCTACGGATTCCATTACTGACAATGAGATTGAAATAAATGCATTGGCAACAAGGCTAATGGAGACACTAAAGTTGTTAAAATTTCATGTATATATTCAGTAAGTTGGAGAAGATAAGACATAGCGATGTaaaagagctgcagaaaggcAACGACGTTAACTAAAACGCGTATTATCAAACATTATTATAAAGAGTCAAAATAAGTAGATAAATCACGGACTGTtttaaaacatacatataaaGTGGACGATGGTGTTTTGGTGTTACCTTGTAAAGTTCCCCGTGCAACTAAGTGATGTTGACGGAAGTGACGTTCCGGCGGAAGCATGCACATTTGTCCGGACACGTCAAAGTATAGGTTTTCTCATTCTGCAAAATGTggaaataagataaaataaaaaaaaaaagaaaaaaaaaaaaagaaaaaaaaaaccttgacatATGACTCAGATGAAGACTGTCTTTACCCTAACGAAAACACCCGTATGTTGTGACAGTGACAAAGACCTTTGGATGGTTGGTGAATTTCCCAAAACCGACTCACTGTTTTCCTTTATCTTATTATTAAAATTCTTCTtatgttattgttttatttggatTCAAGACGTCGACTGGTTTAACTGTCTAAATTGACTCAGGGTCTGAAATTCTGTGATTCAGTCAATGATTTCAGAACAATCAGTTTAACTCATGGACACCATTGCTCTCCTCCCAACAGAGGAAACTGTCAGTTAATTTTAATGCCTGAAAGTCATGAAccagacatttattttaaattttgatGACAATAAATCAGAAGTCCTGATGCTTGACCGCAGTGGCTCCTGTGAATTAATATCCTGTGAAGTAAATGAGACACTTTTAATTTACCTGGTTAAACCTAGTAGCTTTGTGACTCCCCTAATTATTAAGaccaaaaaaatattaaattataaaAAATCAAGAGGGATTCGAGAACCCACATTAATCGTTGGCGCCCCCTCGTGGATGTTAGGTCCCCTTGGTTGGGAATCACTGAACTAGATTAAAGAAGCGTTCTTTAATCTGAAGGCccagtcctgcttcctgttgttTGAAGATGACTTGACACTTAACTGTGAAATCAaccaaacacacatgaaaatcCCGCCTGATCGTCGTGGTTGCCATGGTAGACAATTCGAAGTCCCGCCCAATCAGAATGTGCTCCGCCCTTTGCCCCAAACTTTCCCGTAGGTGATTGGCTGTTCAGTACGTCAGTTGAAAGCTTCTGTAAACTTATTGGATAATCGAAACGCCAGTCATAAATGTAACCTCGCCAGGACTTCCTACCCTGTTAGGTTGAACTCGATGTCATGTATttatctgacatgttttttcCATCAGCTCTGACAAGAATACAACTTTTTAGTTCGTAGACATTTAACAATCACCATCTTAAGCATAGGAAATTAGCAAGGATCGATGTCCAAAGACAACCGCCACGATGGGCGACGGCGTGGCGCTGGGCAGCACCGCCTCGGCCCGAGAGTTAGCCAAGGTGGGGACGGGAGAGAGAGGTCTGGCAGCAACAGCTCCGGCTCCTCTCATGGAGGGGGCAAGAGCAAGAATGCATCCATAACTGCTCTAAAGGTATGTAACTTGGACTCGGTTTGCTGTTAACGGCTACCATTTAGCTGTTCATCTAGAAATCGTTCAAATGCTGATCTCAGCCTATGTACCCTGAGCTTCACTTAGCTGTCAGTCCCCGAGGAGAGAAAATTAACGTTTTTCATTTGTCCTTTACCTGCTTGAAGGTGAGATATTGGAAGGTAAAGCGAGACTCCTCAGCCCCTTAAAGGTTTTGGGATGTATTGTCGGATCAATGGAACCAGTATATGGCACTCAAAGGGAATATAGTACAGTAACTCAGGAATGATAAAAATCAGGTTACAATAGTAATGATTGACAACACCACTGATGTAGCAATTTTCAAAACATGCTAACTAGTTGGTTCTCATAATCAAATATGAATCTATAATCTGTGAATCAGCAAGAGGACACAAAATGTAAAAGGAGCaaattagtcttttttttatttagaagaCTCACAACAAACTGAGGATGAAAAAATTGGGATagtgtgttttaaagaaaaatttaGGTGAGAATTAAGTAAGTGGATTCTTGCATGATAACCTCTGATGGATTATTGAAGAGGATGCTGAACCCAGCACTGACTGTCAGGCGTGATTAGGATTCTTATTAGATTAAAGTTCACTATAAGGAAACTACTACTTATTGAATAAGTTTGCTGTGCTGTCTCACAAGCGTTCTAACTTTGCAGCAGTTGTACTCATTCAAACCATGTGGGTTTGTTTGCCTTGTCCCTACACAGCCTCTGAGTCACCGAGTGCAGAGTCCAATCATATCCAGAACATCACTTGGTGTGGCTAATGCGTTGTCTCCGACCCTGCAGCTATACCATCATCAGTGGCATCACAGGATGGGGGGCAGAGAGGCAGGCCTACTGTTTGCACGACTGCACAGTGTTGGAGCAGAAGGAGAGTGAGAGATGAGAAacagagtgagggagagagagagtgagtgggGGCTCTGATGCAGAGCAGGGAGCGATGAGGAGAGAAGCTGTAAATATAGGAAGCCGCATGCAGTGGTGAGCAGGGGAGAGTGGCAGACAGATAGGGAGCAGCGGGCAGCCAGTCCGGGCCTAAGAAGTGGCTGCTAACTCAGCAGAGCTCCAAGGAGCTCAGGCTAGATTACAGCCAGAGCAGCTCCGGACAGAACAGACAAAGTGCTGGAGGGAGGACTGACCGGGCTATTGAACACTGTCGCCACTGGGAGAGGAGTTGACACAGCTGGACAAGTTGCCATAGCAGTGTGGACTACACAGTAGGAGTCTATTTTGGTCTCGCTGTCAGATGACGATGTCACCTTGCACAAGTGGCGGGGCTGGTGAGGGGGAACAGGTTGCCTGAAGTGGGCTACTAAGTATGTCAGGAGTGGATAAGGACGAGGAACCTGCTTACAGACTCTACTTCTATTCCGTATGTATCTGTTTATACTATGATCTTCAatgtatctctctctctctctcacttgctTTGGTACTTATGTCTTACTGCATCTGTTTGTAGACATTGCCGATAGGGCAACCTTATACTTGCCTCTTACTCAGCATAGTCTAGAAAATAAATGGGCTCTCTATTGCATGTGTGAGTATTGCCCGGTCAAAAAAGCCAGCCAAAGTTATGCTTCAAGGTGCAACTCGGACAGCTTGTTTGCAGCTGATTAAGTGGATCAAGAGAATGTTTTGCCTGAAGGCTGCAACCGCAGATAGCCATCAGCTGCAAGTAGGTAAGGTATTCTCAAAACGCTCGTCTGTCATCTGGTGGCTGCCAATCCCAGGAAACAGAGAGTAAACATAGTCTTTCAATAGGTTACGGTGTCCTGATGCTGACCAGCCCCAGTGGCTCATTTTTGCATGCttgtgttgtttgatgttcTTTTATCTCTGCAGTCTTTTTCGACTTGGCAAAAGAAATCTCAGGCCACTTGACGTGTAAAGAATTTTGCTTACCAAAACTAGGTCAGCTGGGTATCTCCCTTGGGGACATTAAATAGTATCAGACCGATACACGCATGCTGTTACTGTATGTGTAACGCTTGGAAGAGCCATGCTCGCATTACTGCGTTCGCCTTGAAATAAAGCCTTCCTTTCTGTGTTATGTCTCAGTAGCACTTGTTTCCTCAAACACAGTCCAAGTGTGGCAGAATAAAAATGTTGCAGTAGGTTTGTTGTCTGAATAATGGTGCTAGTGAGAGACAGCCAGAAAAAGAGAGGAACGGTGTGTTCCATGACTCATTTACTATTAAGAGAAATACTGGCTCTCGGTTTTTATGTCAGCTTCAGCTAGCATTCTGGTTCAAGTGCACACCTCCAGCTTATAttggtctttaaaaaaaaattgagtttgGTCTGTTTTTCGTCTCCATTAGATTAAATCATTTATGAATTGTGCACAGAAGTGGTACAGGCTATTCTGCTGGGAGAAAGAGCACAGAGTGGAAGATTCAGAATGATAACACTGAAGTCGATATCTAGAGGCTTGTTTTGTAACCAGATTGCCTGGAATCATAACATTTCCTGATGGACGATTACTAAGACAAAATGTACCAGTGGATCCATCCTTCTTTGCACTTGTTATTGCTCCTTGTTTTGCATATTTCTGTTGCGCAATAATGCATGAGCCGTCCAACCAAACTGTTACTGTAAGTGAGAAATCGTTTCCCTGTGAGACGGGGAGACAAAAAGACGCTGATGCTGTGCTTCATCCCAATTTCCTGTGGAGAAAGGCAGGCAGTGAATGACATCTCACAGCATTTATTTAGTTTCACAATGCCTGCTTCACCCGGGGTTAAAATCAAGTTCACTGATGCATATTCAATGTGTAGGTCAACCATGATGCATGCTGGGCACGGAGCGGGGTTAGCGCTTCTGCCTCTAGCTGTTGCTTGTCACACAGCCTTTGCCAGTAGACGTCCGCCATGCACTCAGTGCTGCAGCATTGTAGCTTGAAAACTATCCTGCAGCCACAGTCAGGGATAATACAATAAGTTACGTAATAAGTGCAACATGCTGTTAAAGTTGATTTTTGCTTGATTCATTCATTATCCATTAGAACTACCTATGATGTTTATAAATACCTGGTGCTTAAGTTAAAAAAGATTGTTTGCCACAAAACTGAGATGTGTtgattcaaatattttttgctCCTGTAGATTGCACCTGCTGTTTTTTTACTCTGAAAAGTCTTAAAAGGActgtatgtttcttttttttacatttttgtaagatagaaaacatcacaaaacactGAATACTTTACATGATGACATTAACTATTTAAGGGACACTGAAATATGCCTTTGCAGATGGTACTTACTGTATTGTACACATAAAATCAGTAGGTTAGATGAGTGAAGGTAACCATAGCAACAGCACTTGTCCTTTTTGGCTGTGTTACTAGAACTTTATGATAACAGTTCGAGCCCATGAGTGTCAGTACTTGTAATTGTTGGGTTTGCCGATGTTATTGATGCATGTTTGTGGGGAAACTATCAAACGCAGATGTTATTGTTCTGACCATACAAACAGATTTAAgctgtgtcatttttttctttttgaagtaTCAATGATTTGTCATTAAAGATTAATATCACAATGACATAATTGTAGTAATTGGTTAttgtataaaaatatatttaaaaaagaaacattttttttaatcaacaacaCTTGAAGTGAGCTTCAAAATTCAGGTCCTGTGAAGGGAGTTTTAGAGATGAGGTTAGGAAAGGTAAGAAATTACGGGAAAATCCAACCTAATTAAATTCTGAGTGCCTTATATAAATGGACTACAGTGGCCACGGAACATCTCATCTCATCCCATTTATATCAAGTCAGTGTGATAGCATAGCTCTTTTCTAAGAGGTAACAAAACACTTCACACACTTTTCCATCCTagctttctttaaaataaaagaaaaagaaaaaaggtgcgACTGCTTTGCAAACGAGAAAGAATGATAGTGGAGCATTAATGCTATTCCACCAAGATCATGTCTGAAGTTTGATTTTGGTCAATCTTCACCATTCTGCCAAAATTAACCTGAAGTTAGCTAACTAGATAATTTCCTTTTTCTGACATGTTTTGTTCCTGAGCTGCTGCCCTGAGCTCCCGAGGAGGCAGCCCTTCacacttagaaaaaaaaaacaagctcattGATGTTTAATAAATAGCTTTTGGGACTATTGTTAAGCTCTGGTATAGATTGATAAAATGCGTCAGGCTTTGGCTACATGGCTAACACGTTATAACTTTCTCAACATTCTTTAAATTTTCCACGAACAAGCTTTATATGATTAGTTCTCCAGCTGCCTCAGTTGTTGGTTTTTACGCCACCATCGAGTAAAAGACTGATGGGATTCAGGGTTTCGCAGCATGTCATGTAATGAAattgatttagaaaaaaaaaaaaagaccattcCCTTAGACATTTTATCAATGTTGACACACTTTGAGTTTGTCATGCTGTATGGTGTCTTTCTCAGAGTTTCCTAATATGATCAGAGCCTTGTTTTGAGTGACATACATTGGCGTTGAAAATCACTTTATCCATCACAGCTCGAGTATagcaatgaaaagaaaatctcGTCAGGCTTGATGTATGAAGCCTCCTGTCTTCTCCGCAGGCCTCTTTCCAGCGCTCCAACAGCCATGACAAAGTGCGAAAGATAGTTGCCGAAGAAGGCCGGGCGGCTCGTAACCTCATCGCTTGGAGCGTACCTCTcgaaaacaaagaggaagaaggTTGGTAAAACAAAGCCCTGCCATGCTAGTGTTCCTGTTCTTATACCGAAGGTACCATTCAATTCAGATGTCTAATTCATATCTCAAGGCCAGCGGAGGAAGTTTTATTTAGAGCATTTACAGTGAGCGCTTTTGGCAATGTCAGCAGGAGACTGTGATCTCACTCCTGGAGCATGCTGGGTAGTGTAATACAAGATCAGATGGGAAACAGTGAGAGGACCTATGTTTACATTTGTCTTTTCTATTTGATCATATGACATATCACCTCTAGGTCTTGTCACCTCAAGGAGGAAAGCTGATAATATTCAACTTTAAAATTTTATACGTCAAATGGAAGTCCCTCTTCACTTTATGAAGAATTTATATTAAAAGAGACTTCTTTTACTGCAGCCTAACCTACTTAAAACCCCAACCAGAACTCCTCACTTTGTCACTCCGACTCCCCTCCTCCTTTGTGGGTCAGTTTCAGGACGTATTCAAGGCCTCTTTTATACTGGGATTGAATTGCAGACTTTGTCGTCACAGCCTTCCACTTTGAGGTCTGAGTGTGGTTTGTTCTTTTAATATGATACATCGTCCAGTTCCGATCAGTCAATCATTTGTAGACACGTGGTTTTTGTTGCGTTGACTTCATGGTTACGTTACTGTAGGAACATTTTCCATTGTTTCTTCCTTATGGTCTTATCTGTCTGTTTTATGTTTAGCACTTTGGT
Above is a window of Salarias fasciatus chromosome 7, fSalaFa1.1, whole genome shotgun sequence DNA encoding:
- the rcn2 gene encoding reticulocalbin-2; protein product: MAATFLGVLLLLQLGFGRSSKHLHEDHYIGQQHNPDHDMSVLLGEESTEEVRRLSHADQRKKMMEIVKRIDTNGDKLLSAEELTLWIQHVYRKYALDDAEERFPEFDINGDGVVTWEEYNTVAHGQLISFDENAVLNDPEQESLRHLHLKERRPFDYADVDGKPGLNVTEFLAFTHPSEVDHMADFAIEDVLSEYDSDKDGFITLSEFIGDVRGEDDSPSQWEIEETVRFKELYDQDKDGKLNRDEQLRWVAPNSYGSAREEALHLIKEMDLDGDGQISEAEVLKNQETFMNSEVTDYGRQLHTSHDEL